Genomic window (Arachis hypogaea cultivar Tifrunner chromosome 13, arahy.Tifrunner.gnm2.J5K5, whole genome shotgun sequence):
TTTCCATGTGTAAACTCTTACCATATAGAGGATTTGCTTACATAAGAtcatttaattctttttatttttttatatttttttctgcatGATAAATAGTTCCTCTAGAAGGGTCTGTTTTGTCATCCTCTCTCAATTTGATAGTAAGATTAGAACACAAAAGAGAGAGTGAGTGATGCTGGTTCACAGAGAAAGAGAGAGCTTGgagggtggtggtgatggtgttaGTTTTGGTGAAGGTGGCATTATGGACAGTCTTGAAATGCTTCCATTGGATTTTCCATTGCTGGATGATGATTTTATGAGTTCTTTTATTGCTAGAGAGATTGGGAATGTTAATTGGGAAGCTCTTCTTAATGAAGAAGCTGCTAGGCTTCGAGGTTCTGAGGcaacaaacaaagaagaaggaggcgattttgtttttgattttgatgatgatgacgatgatgccCTTTCTGGTGATGCTGAAATTGAGCtgttttgtttttattgattttaaattatgtgtgatttttttttattcgaCACTGGTTAACCCACTAGGACGACGAATGTCTTAGGTCTAACGAACTCTTACATGTATAAAGACTTAAACCCATGTCTGCATTTGTGGGTGAAAATGTTTGTTGTTTGAAAAATGAAGCCAGATTGAtagttttttatttcttaaattttcTTGACTGGGAATTCTATGTCCTGAATTATATGCAAagcttttagttttagtttagttctgTTCTGTGTTTGGatggaaaagaagagaagagaaaagggtgAAATTGGGAGGGgcataaacaaaacaaaactctCTTTGTTTTTGAGATTCTTGGGTTATGACAATTGTCCTGTAAATCAATTTTATGAACACAATTTCTCTAATTTTCAACCATTTTCAACAATGGAAAAAGGGAAATGAAGCTTATTACTTAACCTCCAATTTTCTTCCTTTACCATTCTTGTCCTAAATCCTCTGAAATAAGAACTTGCAAACACGCACTAAAGAGTTCTAGGTGCAAGGAGAGTGAGCATTGTGCTTTTTTTCTTCTTGGATTTTCTTTTGATCTTAATTGCATCAGTGTATAACATAGAATTCATTCATTTTTCCTACTGATCTTTTTCATTCGAAAACATGCGAAATGCGGTTCTTGTCTTCTGGAAGTAGCCTGCTAACACTGATACCATTTTGAATCACACAGAAGAATTTTCAGTGTTCAATTACACTGATGAGGACGACGATTCCCAATCTCTTATCCGTTGTCGCATCTGTGATCTTGAGCTTGATTTTCCTACACCCCACTGCAATTCGGAGACCTTCGATCCAGCTAATATGGTATGACCTTTATGTATGTGTGTTTAGGATTGGTAATTGCTGGTTTAGACTTTGTTCCATTTTCCTACTTTTCATTGATTGATTGGTAAATTGTCCATAATCATTGTCATAACTTGTTAATGTATAGATTTTAGATCCTTGCTTAAACACAATTGAATGAGAATCAAGTACTCTAGCAGCAACTTTTGTgcttgaaaacaaaggaaaaatgaaCTAGGAAACATTCAATTATGCAGCAAATTAAgttatattaaattttgaattctctGTCTAAAAGCATCAATATTCATATCTCAGGTTTGTCCTGTTTGTGATGAAAAGTTGGGGGAGACTGCAGCAAGGAAATTCATCTCACTAAAGGTATCTACTCGTATGTTGCGATTGTTGTGTTCTAAACAAGGTTATCAACTCTCGAGTTAACTCTTAAACTCTTACAAGTTTATCTAAGATCAACCAGTTTGGCTGAACTCTCGAGTTTGATAACCTTAATTTCCAAATGCTATCTAAGCTTACTTTTCAGGCTTTAGGACAATTTGGTTTTTGCCTCACTCAATTTCAACATCTTTATCTGTGACAGAAGTCGAAGTCTAGGAAATCCATTGTCAGCTCTGGCGAATCGTCTATGCGTGACAAGAAACTTGCTGCCAGGGCTAGCCAACATGAACCAACACATGGTTCATTTTTCTCGTCGTGTGCTCAAAACCGGAGCAGTAGCCATCGTCGTGTGGATTCCATCAGCAATGCCTCAGACATTTCATCCACAGAAAGGTATAACTCcgttttcaatttctattttgtaATGGTTGCAAATTGgtataaaaataaaaggaataaacTTGAGAAACCTGTAGTTGAAAGCAGGTAGCATTTAAAAGATTGTAAGAAATGGTACTAGGATCTTTCAACTAAACTCATGAATTGTCTATCTGAATTCACTATCAATTTATCCCTTTCAACGTAATATACATCGAATAGAAACAATGATATCTATGATCTAGGAAGTTGGAATAGCAGATGTTGTTTCTTAATGTATAAATTATTGTATCTTAGTACATTTCTATATTGGATTTGACTTTATTCATTGAAGATTATCAATATTTGACATTCAATTTTGAAATCTCTATGAATCTCCAAAACTATTTTGAAGTGCTACTATTGTTTTGCTTCAATACATTCCTAAAACATAAGTAGTTCATGCAATGATTTATGAGTTCCTTATTTACACATTATAAAGGTATTCGGCTAATCAAGCCCTTGAAGCATGtaaagaaaaattttcaaattcaaacccTAATTAGGACTGACTAAATCTTTTATGCGCGCTTTTGTTTTCTTAGATTCTTCCTTACATTAATAATGCTATCCTTATCAAGCATTTCAAGGAAAATAACTGATAGTTATGGAAAAGTGTTcttagattttttatattttgcctTGATTTTTCACCTCTTTGGTTATAAGAATTTTCTATAAGCCGCCGTGCAAGTGGTCGATACGGTGTTATCTACTTACTCCCTCCGTCCACTGTTATTCATCTTCTTGAACAACACAACAAAATGATACATCAAAAAGTACATTGACTTTTCTTTTAATGTATCATTTTGTCGCGTGTTTAAAAAGACGAATAAAAGTGGACAAGCAATAAACTAATGTTCATGAAAAGTAATTCTCTACTTGAACTTGAACGCCGTGATGTCGCTGATGGTTTTATGATTGCAGCTCTGTGATAGGTTCACCAGCACTAACACCAGCTATGACTGATGATGAGGAGAATGTTGAAGAGAGAAGGCTGAGAGCATCTTTTGCTCAAAAATTAGTACTATCAACTATGATCTAAGGAAAACATGGTGCTATCAAGTTGCTTGCACCTTCAGATTAACTAAGGCACTTAGTTTTACTTTGATGCATTAGTTTTTAGTTAGAATATCAATTTATGAAGGAATTTTGGTAGTCAGAAAAGGCTAGAAAAATTGATGGTTGCCCCTTTTTTTGAGGCTGTCATTGAACTCTAATTATATATTTGCATTTACATAGGACTTTGTTTTGAATTATTATTTCATAATCAAGGTGTCATGATTGACCCAATTCATAGCTAGCTTATTTAAGTGATTATTGGTCTCTTATAAGTGTTTTATCAATGAGAAATACAGAGATAGAGAGGCACTGAGACAGAGAcaaatattttaagattttactTTTGTTCTTGTCTCTACAACCAAAGGATTTTCAAAACTATTGTTCATTTTGATCATGCTAAAGAATTACACATACACAAAACTCTCATAACTCCATTACACTTTATTCACGAGTTTATTTACCAACCTGCATAAATTGaaccaaataaattttaaaaaaattagaggaTCTTTTACTATGAAGTTTTATCCTTTTttgttttgataaatataaaaccATTATCTAAACTAAATCCCCAACTTTAGATCTTCACATTcattaataaaatcttttttaaggtgtttatttttatgttttttactttttactctTATCAGTCTTCTTACATGAAAGCAAAAATAAGTGAAAACATTCATGAATCGCAAAATTAttgaaattgtatttttttttctcttttcttttaacgCCGTGATGCGAGTTAATACCCTAAAATCTACACATtcagatttaaaaaattatacatccAAATCATAGTTTCTAAAAGGGAGATTATTGTAATTTActctaaaagaaataaaagaacctaaTCCATCCACATATACCAAAGCTAGTTACATGGGGTAAAAAGGATGTTTTCTCTTACAATTTGCTGCCATGCCATATCTTAGAAAATATGCCTAGGATTTCTCTTCTATTGACTCTTGATAAGAACATCATCTTTTGGAACACAATGTGCCCTCCTATAGAAGAATTATTTGTTTATGCCTGATTATAAACCTTATATGTTTATGCAATATAAGAAATTCTTCTGCCCAAGTACTCAACAGATGCAAAATAAGAGAGAAGGAAGTTAAGTAAATGCAGAGCATTGGGAAAAATATTATCCAGCTTGACTAAACATCATTTAGAAACCTACAAAATATAAGAAATTGGATATACGGTACAAGTTGTGTAAAATGAGGGGggaaaaaagggggaaaaaaatTAATTGCATGTCCACCATTTAAGAGTCATACTGAAAGTTCATCCAAATTACTCAATTATAGATTGGATAACGCCGGCTCCGACGGTCTTCCCTCCTTCTCTAATAGCGAACCTCATTCCCTGTTCACAAGCCACGGGCTGGATCAGTTCAACCACCATCTTAACACGGTCACCAGGCATAACCATCTTTGATTCCTCATCCTTGTCATTCATGATTTGAGTAACCTTGCCAGTGACATCGGTGGTCCTCATGTAGAACTGAGGCCTGTACCCGGCAAAGAAAGGTGAGTGCctccctccttcttccttcttcaaaACATAGACGATTGCGCTGAACTTTGTGTGTGGTGTGATGGTTCCAGGCTTGGCCAAAACCATCCCTCTCTGAATATCGACCTTCTGAATACCCCTAAGCAACAATCCCACGTTGTCCCCAGCCATCGCCTCATCGAGAATCTTCTGGAACATTTCCACACCAGTCACAGTAGTGTTCCTAGTTTCCCTGATACCAACAAGGTCAACCGTATCTCCAACCTTAATGGTTCCCCTCTCAACACGCCCTGTGGCCACCGTTCCACGACCAGTGATTGAAAACACATCTTCCACCGCAAGTAAGAAGGGTAGATCAGTTTGGCGCTGTGGGATGGGAATGTAACTATCCACAGAATCCATAAGTTGATAAATCTTATCCACCCACTCATTATCACCACGCTTGATTGCGGGATTTTCCATCAAAGCTTCCAAGGCCAACAGAGCAGAACCGGAAATAATAGGAATGTCATCACCGGGGAACTCATATGAGGACAGAAGCTCACGAACCTCAAGCTCCACAAGCTGCAAAAGCTCCTCATCGTCCACCTGCAGCAAGTTTGGTACACAAAATTCAAGAAATACCCGTACATACAGTGGCAATGCAAGAAAACCAATCAAAAGTCAAATCGAGATTGCACAAGCTCCAAGTTGAACATGTGAGTGAGGACATCCACCAATCTCCCAAAGAACAaaccatttaaaattttaaattgtaaaattgCAGCTATAAACGACCATCATTTTCTCTAACAATCTTAGACTAATTTGGTTCGACTCAACTCGTTCTGTAATAAAACATGCATCACAAATTATACATCAACAATGATCCAAAGCAAGTTAGTTTATCAATCTCCAATCTCGTTGCTGAACAAAATAGTTCACCTTGCCATTTCCTTGCCCAAAAGACTAGATGAATTTGTCATTTTCAAATCCAAGATGACAACTTTGCGCCTATGTTTTTTGGTCATGGACAATTTAATACTGTGACTACTCACATGATAATAGTTGAGAATGGTTAGATAACAATTCGTCAAACATGTCAAGCCATCTAACGATTCTTAATAGTTCTCAACTATCATC
Coding sequences:
- the LOC112736299 gene encoding elongation factor Tu, chloroplastic, with protein sequence MAISTAAAATVSSKLIIPSHASTVSSSSSSSTTATIFRSSSATTKLSSSFLNPSTILHLTPSSTSTSTPTTTRRKTFTVRAARGKFERKKPHVNIGTIGHVDHGKTTLTAALTMALAALGNSAPKKYDEIDAAPEERARGITINTATVEYETENRHYAHVDCPGHADYVKNMITGAAQMDGAILVVSGADGPMPQTKEHILLAKQVGVPNMVVFLNKQDQVDDEELLQLVELEVRELLSSYEFPGDDIPIISGSALLALEALMENPAIKRGDNEWVDKIYQLMDSVDSYIPIPQRQTDLPFLLAVEDVFSITGRGTVATGRVERGTIKVGDTVDLVGIRETRNTTVTGVEMFQKILDEAMAGDNVGLLLRGIQKVDIQRGMVLAKPGTITPHTKFSAIVYVLKKEEGGRHSPFFAGYRPQFYMRTTDVTGKVTQIMNDKDEESKMVMPGDRVKMVVELIQPVACEQGMRFAIREGGKTVGAGVIQSIIE
- the LOC112736298 gene encoding uncharacterized protein — its product is MNLLHFRASSTIHHSSSHHFQPSRHLHSEEFSVFNYTDEDDDSQSLIRCRICDLELDFPTPHCNSETFDPANMVCPVCDEKLGETAARKFISLKKSKSRKSIVSSGESSMRDKKLAARASQHEPTHGSFFSSCAQNRSSSHRRVDSISNASDISSTESSVIGSPALTPAMTDDEENVEERRLRASFAQKLVLSTMI